A genomic region of Oncorhynchus mykiss isolate Arlee chromosome 2, USDA_OmykA_1.1, whole genome shotgun sequence contains the following coding sequences:
- the LOC110489008 gene encoding complement C3-like — protein sequence MWVGNLLYLAALAVALSLPTLSDGAALLVLSAPNLLRVGSNENIFVESQDHAGGPLNVKIMVKNHPTQSKELASKSVVLDQANNFQAMTQLVIPEGDHFVDDPKQKQYVVLQAQFPDRLLEKVVLVSFQSGYIFVQTDKSIYTPASTVYYRVFSMTPGLEPLTREIFEDQEVAKNKEIAVSVEIMTPENITIFRDIVNPDKGVKSGRFKLPDIVSFGTWHVVTRFQSTPQNTFSSDFEVKDYVLPSFEVSLTPAKAFFYVDDNDLTVDITARYLHGKEVTGTGYVVFGFITTESEKNIFPASLQRVGIKEGKGVACLKKEHITQTFPNIHDLVKQSIFVSVSVLTEGGGEMVEAEKRGIHIVTSSYTILFKRTPKYFKPGMPFDVSVYITNPDNSPASGVAIEVTPDNAKGVTRANGFAKISLNPVASARELAITVKTKDPAIQHNRQAEATMKALPYRTSTGNFLHVGVCSNELKIGDPIKINLNLGSTPIQIHDITYMFLSRGQLVKVGRFKRQGNALVTLSVPVSKELLPSFRIVAYYHVGAADLVADSVWVDIKVSCIGSLKVTSTRPKASYEPHKAFSLTITGDPGAKVGLVAVDKGVYVLNSKHRLTQTKIWDTIEKHDTGCTAGGGADNMGVFYDAGLVFETNTAKGTGIRTDPSCPVSSRRRRAVTISDIITSMASKYNGLAKECCVDGMRDNTMGYTCDRRAQYITDKDVCVQAFLVCCTEMASKKIESKQDALLLSRSEEDDDDAYMRSEDIVSRCQIPQSWMWEEINLPECPAQDKNCESTSVIRNIFRKDSITTWQITAISLSKTHGICVADSFEMIVLKKFFIDLKLPYSAVRNEQLEVKAILHNNSEDPITVCVELMENDEVCSSASKKGKYRQEVNMDAMSTRVVPYVIIPMKLGMYSIEVKASVKNSDSNDEVKRDLRVVAEGVLVKKETNVLLNPAKHGGEQTSHIPSEVPRNQVPNSDAYTLISLTGGEQTSVLVEQAISGDSLGSLIVQPVGSGEQNMIYMTLPVIATHYLDNTKKWEDIGLDRRNTAIKYINIGYQRELAYRKEDGSYAAWVSRQSSTWLTAYVVKVFAMSSTLISVQENVLCTAVKWLILSTQQPDGIFNEFAPVVHAEIMSNMMGSDNDASMTAFVLIAMQEAHSLCEQYVNSLQDSMAKAVAYLEKRLPHLTNPYAVAMTSYALANAGKLNKETLLKFASPQLDHWPVPGVHQYTLEATSYALLALVKVKAFEEAGPIVRWLNKQKKVGGGYGSTQSTIMVFQAVAEYWSHVKDLKDFHLNINLEVAGRASVTKWSINNKNQFHTRTDKVNSIDKDLTVKASGNGEATLSVVTLYYALPEEKDSDCESFDLSVTLTKMDKTSHEDAKESFMLNIEVLYRNSERDATMSILDISLLTGFIVDTDDLNQLSKGRERYIEKFEMSKVLSERGSLILYLNKVSHKLEEKISFKIHRVQEVGVLQPAAVSVYEYYNQKNCVKFYHPQREGGTLSRLSLGDVCTCAEESCSMQKKDEPDVNRSTTVVS from the coding sequence ATGTGGGTCGGCAACTTGCTGTATCTGGCCGCTCTGGCTGTAGCCCTCTCCTTACCTACCTTATCTGATGGAGCTGCACTACTAGTGTTGTCagctcctaacctgctgcgtgtGGGCAGTAATGAGAACATCTTTGTGGAGTCTCAGGACCATGCAGGAGGTCCCCTGAATGTTAAGATCATGGTGAAGAACCACCCTACGCAGAGCAAAGAGCTAGCCTCTAAATCAGTGGTTCTGGATCAAGCAAACAACTTCCAGGCTATGACACAACTGGTCATTCCAGAGGGGGACCACTTTGTGGATGACCCCAAGCAGAAGCAGTATGTGGTCCTGCAGGCCCAGTTCCCTGACCGCCTCCTGGAGAAGGTTGTTCTGGTCTCCTTCCAGTCTGGATACATCTTCGTCCAGACTGACAAGTCCATTTACACTCCGGCAAGCACCGTCTACTATAGAGTGTTCTCTATGACTCCTGGCCTGGAGCCTCTGACCAGGGAGATATTTGAGGACCAGGAGGTCGCCAAGAACAAAGAGATCGCAGTCTCTGTGGAGATCATGACTCCTGAGAACATCACCATCTTCAGGGATATCGTCAACCCAGACAAGGGAGTCAAATCTGGACGGTTCAAACTCCCTGACATCGTCAGTTTCGGGACATGGCATGTAGTCACAAGGTTCCAGAGCACTCCTCAAAATACCTTCTCATCTGACTTTGAGGTCAAGGATTATGTTCTGCCCAGCTTCGAGGTTAGTCTGACCCCAGCTAAAGCCTTCTTCTACGTCGATGACAATGACCTGACTGTTGACATCACTGCCAGGTATCTACACGGTAAGGAAGTGACAGGGACAGGCTATGTGGTGTTTGGTTTCATCACAACAGAGAGCGAGAAAAATATCTTCCCTGCCTCTCTGCAGAGAGTAGGGATCAAAGAAGGTAAAGGAGTGGCTTGTCTGAAGAAGGAACACATCACACAGACTTTCCCCAACATCCATGATCTGGTCAAACAGTCCATCTTTGTATCAGTCAGCGTGTTAACAGAGGGTGGGGGTGAAATGGTAgaggcagagaagagagggatccaTATTGTCACTTCGTCATACACCATCCTCTTCAAGAGGACGCCCAAATACTTCAAACCTGGCATGCCCTTTGACGTCTCTGTTTACATTACGAATCCTGACAACTCTCCAGCAAGTGGAGTGGCGATTGAGGTGACTCCAGATAATGCTAAAGGGGTGACCAGGGCCAACGGTTTTGCAAAAATATCACTTAACCCTGTGGCATCAGCCAGAGAGCTGGCAATCACTGTGAAGACCAAGGACCCGGCGATCCAACACAACAGACAGGCGGAGGCCACCATGAAGGCTCTCCCCTACAGAACTTCCACTGGGAACTTTCTCCATGTTGGGGTTTGTTCTAATGAGTTGAAGATTGGAGACCCCATTAAGATCAATCTGAACCTGGGATCCACCCCCATACAAATCCATGACATTACATACATGTTCCTGAGCAGAGGTCAGCTGGTGAAAGTGGGCCGATTTAAAAGACAGGGCAACgcgctggtgacactgtcagtgccTGTCTCCAAGGAGCTGCTTCCGTCGTTCCGCATCGTAGCGTACTACCATGTGGGAGCAGCTGACCTGGTGGCAGACTCTGTCTGGGTTGACATCAAGGTCTCCTGCATCGGCTCACTGAAAGTCACATCGACCAGGCCCAAGGCATCCTATGAGCCTCATAAGGCTTTCAGTCTAACCATCACTGGAGACCCGGGAGCTAAAGTAGGACTGGTGGCTGTAGACAAGGGAGTCTACGTTCTCAACAGCAAACACCGTCTCACACAGACCAAGATCTGGGACACCATAGAGAAGCATGATACAGGCTGTACAGCTGGAGGGGGAGCAGACAATATGGGGGTGTTCTACGATGCTGGTCTGGTATTTGAGACCAACACTGCTAAAGGGACTGGGATCAGAACAGACCCCAGCTGTCCTGTTAGTTCTAGGCGGAGACGAGCAGTGACCATCAGTGACATCATCACTAGTATGGCCAGTAAGTACAATGGTCTGGCCAAGGAGTGTTGTGTGGACGGGATGAGGGACAACACCATGGGATATACCTGTGACAGacgggcccagtacatcacagatAAAGACGTCTGCGTCCAAGCCTTCCTTGTCTGTTGCACTGAGATGGCCTCCAAGAAGATAGAATCCAAACAGGATGCACTGCTGCTCTCACGCagtgaggaggatgatgatgatgcgTACATGCGGTCTGAAGACATTGTGTCTCGTTGTCAGATCCCTCAGAGCTGGATGTGGGAGGAGATCAATCTTCCTGAATGCCCTGCCCAAGACAAGAACTGCGAGTCCACATCTGTAATAAGGAACATCTTCCGAAAGGATTCCATCACCACCTGGCAAATAACAGCCATTAGCCTGTCTAAAACTCATGGTATCTGTGTGGCAGATTCGTTTGAGATGATAGTTCTAAAGAAGTTCTTCATCGACCTCAAGCTACCCTACTCAGCCGTCCGCAATGAACAGCTGGAGGTCAAAGCAATCCTCCACAACAACAGCGAAGACcccatcactgtgtgtgtggagCTGATGGAGAATGACGAGGTGTGCAGCTCGGCAAGCAAGAAGGGTAAGTACAGGCAGGAAGTGAACATGGACGCCATGTCCACCCGGGTTGTCCCCTATGTCATCATCCCTATGAAACTGGGCATGTACTCCATTGAGGTCAAGGCATCTGTGAAAAACTCTGACAGCAATGACGAGGTGAAGAGGGATCTGCGTGTTGTGGCTGAGGGAGTACTGGTCAAGAAGGAAACCAACGTACTCCTGAACCCGGCTAAACATGGTGGTGAGCAGACGTCACACATACCCAGTGAAGTTCCCCGGAACCAGGTGCCAAACTCTGATGCTTACACACTGATCAGTCTGACTGGTGGAGAGCAGACCAGTGTGCTGGTGGAGCAGGCCATCAGTGGAGACTCTCTGGGCAGTCTGATAGTTCAGCCAGTCGGATCTGGGGAACAGAACATGATCTACATGACCCTGCCTGTCATTGCTACACACTACCTAGACAACACCAAAAAGTGGGAGGATATTGGCCTGGACAGACGGAACACAGCCATCAAGTATATCAACATTGGTTACCAACGTGAGCTGGCCTACCGTAAAGAAGATGGCTCCTACGCTGCCTGGGTCAGCAGACAGAGCAGCACCTGGCTGACAGCATACGTGGTGAAGGTGTTTGCCATGTCCAGTACATTAATCAGTGTTCAGGAAAATGTGCTCTGTACTGCTGTCAAGTGGCTGATCCTGAGCACACAACAGCCAGATGGCATCTTCAATGAGTTTGCTCCTGTCGTTCACGCAGAGATAATGAGTAACATGATGGGATCGGACAATGACGCCTCCATGACAGCTTTTGTTCTCATCGCCATGCAGGAAGCACACTCACTGTGTGAGCAGTATGTCAACAGCCTACAAGACAGTATGGCTAAAGCAGTAGCGTACCTCGAGAAGCGTCTGCCCCACCTGACGAACCCATATGCTGTAGCTATGACCTCCTATGCTCTGGCCAATGCAGGGAAACTAAACAAGGAGACCCTATTGAAGTTCGCCTCTCCACAGCTGGACCACTGGCCAGTCCCTGGTGTTCACCAGTACACGCTGGAGGCCACGTCGTACGCCCTGCTTGCCCTGGTCAAGGTGAAGGCCTTCGAAGAGGCCGGCCCCATAGTCAGGTGGCTCAACAAGCAGAAGAAGGTGGGAGGGGGATACGGATCCACACAGTCCACCATCATGGTGTTCCAGGCTGTGGCTGAGTATTGGAGCCACGTGAAGGACCTGAAAGACTTTCACTTGAACATCAACCTAGAGGTGGCCGGCAGGGCATCAGTCACCAAGTGGTCCATCAACAACAAGAACCAGTTCCACACTCGTACAGACAAGGTCAACTCCATAGACAAGGACTTGACTGTAAAAGCCTCAGGAAATGGTGAGGCGACCTTGTCGGTGGTGACACTGTACTATGCCCTGCCAGAGGAAAAGGACAGTGACTGTGAAAGCTTTGACCTCTCTGTCACCCTCACTAAGATGGACAAAACAAGTCACGAGGACGCCAAGGAGTCATTTATGCTCAATATTGAGGTGTTGTACCGTAACTCAGAGAGAGATGCGACCATGTCTATTCTGGACATCAGCTTGCTGACCGGCTTCATTGTGGACACAGACGATCTGAATCAGTTGTCCAAGGGGAGGGAGCGCTACATAGAGAAGTTTGAGATGTCCAAAGTTCTGTCTGAAAGAGGATCTCTCATCCTATATCTGAACAAGGTGTCTCATAAGTTAGAAGAGAAAATATCCTTTAAGATCCACAGAGTACAGGAAGTGGGAGTTCTTCAGCCAGCTGCCGTCTCTGTATATGAATACTACAACCAGAAGAACTGTGTGAAGTTCTACCACCCACAGAGGGAAGGCGGTACTCTGAGCAGACTGTCTCTTGGAGATGTGTGCACGTGTGCGGAAGAAAGCTGCAGTATGCAGAAGAAAGATGAGCCAGATGTCAACCGCAGCACTACGGTGGTGTCCTAG